From a single Rutidosis leptorrhynchoides isolate AG116_Rl617_1_P2 chromosome 5, CSIRO_AGI_Rlap_v1, whole genome shotgun sequence genomic region:
- the LOC139848190 gene encoding RING-H2 finger protein ATL58-like: MTCSATESSSSSSSSSTTSNTTNCWDWKKALSAEVKLFRGFAFAFSLVFTLLLILSFYLFYLRLRRLRRTPPWSEPSSATNALSTAELGMKKELREMLPVIVFKESFSVTDALCSVCLGDYEAEDRLQQIPACKHAFHAECIDSWLSTHTTCPLCRLSLLSSSPTKPEATNDNISTDAENDTGASHQIENCDQSSTNHEHTTHSL, translated from the exons ATGACTTGTTCTGCaactgaatcatcatcatcatcatcatcatcatcaacaacatcaaATACAACTAATTGTTGGGATTGGAAGAAGGCATTATCAGCTGAAGTTAAGTTATTTCGAGGGTTTGCTTTTGCTTTCTCTCTCGTTTTCACTTTACTTCTCATTCTTTCTTTCTATCTCTTTTATCTCCGTCTCCGTCGTCTCCGCCGTACTCCGCCGTGGTCGGAACCCTCATCTGCCACCAATGCCCTATCCACG GCTGAGTTGGGGATGAAGAAAGAATTGAGGGAGATGTTGCCTGTTATTGTGTTTAAGGAAAGCTTTTCTGTAACTGATGCACT ATGTTCAGTATGCCTTGGGGACTATGAGGCAGAGGATAGGCTGCAACAAATACCGGCCTGCAAGCATGCGTTTCATGCGGAATGCATTGATAGCTGGCTTTCGACTCACACAACATGCCCTCTTTGCCGCCTTTCTCTTCTCTCTTCATCCCCAACCAAGCCAGAAGCAACTAACGATAACATATCTACCGATGCTGAAAACGATACGGGTGCATCTCATCAGATTGAAAATTGTGACCAGTCTTCTACGAACCATGAGCATACTACCCATTCATTGTAA